The Chlorocebus sabaeus isolate Y175 chromosome 6, mChlSab1.0.hap1, whole genome shotgun sequence genome has a segment encoding these proteins:
- the LOC103233870 gene encoding uncharacterized protein isoform X3: MLENYMNLASVEWEIQPRIKRSSFQQGFLKNQIFSGIQMTRNYSGWKLCDCKNCGEVFSEQFCLKTHMRAQNGGNTSEGNCYGKDVLSVHKEASIGQELSKFNPCGKVFTLTPGLAVHLEVLNARQPYKCKECGKGFKYFASLDNHMGIHTDEKLCEFQECERAITPSSHLKQCVAVHTGKKSKKTKKYGKSFTNFSQLYTHVKTHKGEKSFECKECGRSFRNSSCLNDHIQIHTGIKPHKCTYCGKAFTRSTQLTEHVRTHTGIKPYECKECGQAFAQYSGLSIHIRSHSGKKPYQCKECGKAFTTSTSLIQHIRIHTGEKPYECVECGKTFITSSRRSKHLKTHSGEKPFVCKICGKAFLYSSRLNVHLRTHTGEKPFVCKECGKAFAVSSRLSRHERIHTGEKPYECKGMSVTI; the protein is encoded by the exons AATGGGAAATACAACCTAGAATCAAACGGTCATCATTTCAGCAGGGTTTTTTGAAGAATCAAATATTCAGTGGGATACAAATG ACAAGAAACTACAGTGGATGGAAACTCTGTGACTGTAAGAATTGTGGAGAGGTCTTCAGTGAACAGTTTTGCCTTAAGACACACATGAGAGCTCAGAATGGAGGGAACACTTCTGAGGGTAATTGTTATGGAAAAGACGTCCTCAGTGTGCACAAGGAAGCCTCTATTGGACAGGAACTTTCCAAATTTAATCCATGTGGAAAAGTCTTCACCTTAACTCCAGGCCTTGCTGTACATCTTGAAGTTCTCAATGCAAGACAACCATacaaatgtaaggaatgtggaaaagGCTTTAAGTATTTTGCAAGCCTTGATAATCACATGGGAATCCACACTGATGAGAAACTCTGTGAATTTCAGGAATGTGAGAGAGCCATCACACCTTCCTCACACCTCAAGCAATGTGTAGCAGTTCATACAGGAAAGAAATCCAAAAAGACTAAGAAATATGGGAAATCTTTCACTAATTTTTCTCAACTTTATACACATGTGAAAACTCATAAAGGAGAGAAGTCCtttgaatgtaaagaatgtggaagATCCTTTAGAAATTCCTCATGCCTTAATGATCACATTCAAATTCACACTGGAATAAAACCACACAAGTGTACATactgtgggaaagccttcactAGATCAACTCAACTTACTGAACATGTAAGAACTCACACTGGAataaaaccctatgaatgtaaggaatgtggccAAGCCTTCGCTCAGTACTCGGGCCTTTCTATACACATACGAAGTCACAGTGGAAAGAAACCCTATcagtgtaaggaatgtgggaaagccttcactACATCCACAAGCCTTATTCAACATATAAGAATTCACACAGGAGAGAAGCCTTATGAATGTGTTGAATGTGGGAAGACCTTCATTACTTCTTCCCGTCGTAGTAAACATTTGAAAACTCATAGTGGAGAAAAGCCCTTTGTATGCAAGATATGTGGGAAAGCATTTCTGTATTCCTCACGCCTTAATGTTCACCTGCGAACTCATACCGGAGAGAAACCCTTCGtatgtaaagaatgtgggaaagcaTTTGCTGTTTCCTCACGCCTAAGTAGACATGAAAGAATTCACACtggggagaaaccctatgaatgtaagggtATGAGTGTCACCATTTAG
- the LOC103233870 gene encoding uncharacterized protein isoform X4 yields the protein MTRNYSGWKLCDCKNCGEVFSEQFCLKTHMRAQNGGNTSEGNCYGKDVLSVHKEASIGQELSKFNPCGKVFTLTPGLAVHLEVLNARQPYKCKECGKGFKYFASLDNHMGIHTDEKLCEFQECERAITPSSHLKQCVAVHTGKKSKKTKKYGKSFTNFSQLYTHVKTHKGEKSFECKECGRSFRNSSCLNDHIQIHTGIKPHKCTYCGKAFTRSTQLTEHVRTHTGIKPYECKECGQAFAQYSGLSIHIRSHSGKKPYQCKECGKAFTTSTSLIQHIRIHTGEKPYECVECGKTFITSSRRSKHLKTHSGEKPFVCKICGKAFLYSSRLNVHLRTHTGEKPFVCKECGKAFAVSSRLSRHERIHTGEKPYECKGMSVTI from the exons ATG ACAAGAAACTACAGTGGATGGAAACTCTGTGACTGTAAGAATTGTGGAGAGGTCTTCAGTGAACAGTTTTGCCTTAAGACACACATGAGAGCTCAGAATGGAGGGAACACTTCTGAGGGTAATTGTTATGGAAAAGACGTCCTCAGTGTGCACAAGGAAGCCTCTATTGGACAGGAACTTTCCAAATTTAATCCATGTGGAAAAGTCTTCACCTTAACTCCAGGCCTTGCTGTACATCTTGAAGTTCTCAATGCAAGACAACCATacaaatgtaaggaatgtggaaaagGCTTTAAGTATTTTGCAAGCCTTGATAATCACATGGGAATCCACACTGATGAGAAACTCTGTGAATTTCAGGAATGTGAGAGAGCCATCACACCTTCCTCACACCTCAAGCAATGTGTAGCAGTTCATACAGGAAAGAAATCCAAAAAGACTAAGAAATATGGGAAATCTTTCACTAATTTTTCTCAACTTTATACACATGTGAAAACTCATAAAGGAGAGAAGTCCtttgaatgtaaagaatgtggaagATCCTTTAGAAATTCCTCATGCCTTAATGATCACATTCAAATTCACACTGGAATAAAACCACACAAGTGTACATactgtgggaaagccttcactAGATCAACTCAACTTACTGAACATGTAAGAACTCACACTGGAataaaaccctatgaatgtaaggaatgtggccAAGCCTTCGCTCAGTACTCGGGCCTTTCTATACACATACGAAGTCACAGTGGAAAGAAACCCTATcagtgtaaggaatgtgggaaagccttcactACATCCACAAGCCTTATTCAACATATAAGAATTCACACAGGAGAGAAGCCTTATGAATGTGTTGAATGTGGGAAGACCTTCATTACTTCTTCCCGTCGTAGTAAACATTTGAAAACTCATAGTGGAGAAAAGCCCTTTGTATGCAAGATATGTGGGAAAGCATTTCTGTATTCCTCACGCCTTAATGTTCACCTGCGAACTCATACCGGAGAGAAACCCTTCGtatgtaaagaatgtgggaaagcaTTTGCTGTTTCCTCACGCCTAAGTAGACATGAAAGAATTCACACtggggagaaaccctatgaatgtaagggtATGAGTGTCACCATTTAG